The following are encoded in a window of Castanea sativa cultivar Marrone di Chiusa Pesio chromosome 9, ASM4071231v1 genomic DNA:
- the LOC142608985 gene encoding uncharacterized protein LOC142608985 produces the protein MKLKIVSWNVRDLNDSRKRLVVRNLLREWNCDVVFLQETKLAGMDRQLICSLWSCPYVDWVALDADQTAGGVLMMWDRRALEKLEVMVGQFFVSVRWQGMGDGFILACSGVYGPNDNNVKEQMWDELIEIQQLWEVPWCYIGDFNIIRFSSERLGGFRLTLAMENFSKFIEELSTPSFALAKKLKALKEDIIQWNHSEFGNVVRQKKELLETLKSLDAKEGENGLFEVEIEGLERDWLERRFKKEEVLRVVKELEGDKAPGPDGFSMAFYHHCSGVVKRDVLTVFEVFYQHSKFEKSLNATFMALIPKKNDVSNIRDFRPISLVGSVYKILAKVLVNSLKEVLDQLIFESQITLWVGIETRELAISHAVSGTDGDEEQILHVRMLLLCFQAVTRLKVNALKSEMVLIGEVPNVHVLVEILG, from the exons ATGAAGTTGAAAATAGTGTCATGGAATGTTCGAGATTTGAATGATTCACGAAAACGATTAGTAGTTAGAAATTTATTACGGGAGTGGAATTGTGATGTAGTTTTCCTTCAAGAAACTAAGCTTGCGGGCATGGATAGACAGTTGATTTGCAGCTTGTGGAGTTGTCCCTATGTAGATTGGGTAGCTTTGGATGCGGATCAGACAGCTGGTGGGGTTTTGATGATGTGGGATAGGAGGGCTTTAGAAAAGTTGGAGGTAATGGTGGGTCAATTTTTCGTATCAGTTCGGTGGCAGGGTATGGGGGatggttttattttagcatgTTCTGGGGTTTATGGCCCGAATGATAATAACGTGAAGGAGCAAATGTGGGATGAGCTGATTGAGATTCAGCAACTTTGGGAAGTTCCATGGTGTTACATAGGGGATTTCAACATTATTCGCTTCTCAAGTGAACGGTTGGGGGGATTCCGTCTTACCTTGGCTATGGAGAATTTTTCTAAGTTCATTGAGGAGCTTA GTACTCCAAGTTTTGCACTTGCCAAGAAGCTGAAGGCTTTGAAAGAAGATATTATTCAGTGGAACCATAGTGAGTTTGGAAATGTAGTCCGTCAGAAAAAAGAACTGTTGGAGACTTTGAAATCATTGGATGCTAAGGAAGGGGAGAATGGCCTTTTTGAAGTGGAGATAG AGGGGTTGGAGAGGGACTGGCTTGAAAGGAGGTTTAaaaaggaagaggttcttagaGTTGTCAAAGAGTTGGAAGGAGATAAAGCTCCAGGCCCTGATGGTTTCTCTATGGCCTTCTACCACCACTGTTCGGGAGTTGTGAAAAGAGATGTCTTAACTGTGTTTGAAGTGTTTTATCAACacagtaagtttgaaaaatctcttaatGCAACTTTCATGGCCTTAATCCCAAAGAAGAATGATGTTTCCAATATTCGagattttagacctattagtttggtggggagtgtTTACAAGATTTTGGCTAAGGTGTTGGTTAACAGCCTAAAAGAGGTTTTGGATCAACTGATATTTGAGTCTCAGATAACTTTGTGGGTG GGGATTGAGACAAGGGAACTCGCTATCTCTCATGCTGTTTCTGGTACTGATGGAG ATGAGGAACAGATTCTACATGTCCGgatgcttcttctttgtttccagGCAGTGACACGTTTAAAGGTTAATGCGTTGAAGAGTGAGATGGTTCTCATTGGGGAGGTTCCTAATGTCCATGTCTTGGTAGAAATCTTGGGCTGA